A genomic region of Desulfosarcina ovata subsp. ovata contains the following coding sequences:
- a CDS encoding ABC transporter permease: MIRLTLENRSHTPIWLNLCLPLMAVAATLVLCSGLILLAGANVITAYEKLFLSALSTRFNLVETLVKATPMIFTGLAVTVAFRARFWNIGAEGQLLAGAMAAAFVGACEALPAWSLCPTMILAGAVAGALWAMIPAVLKSRFKVDDVVASLLLNFIIFYGMMALLDGPWKDPLSGYPDSPDIRMDAEFPILLHATRLHLGVLLAGIASFGTWLLMRRTTLGFGIQAVGENSVAARYAGFSVTGILLTAAAVSGALAGLAGVGEVAGLHFQVMAGISPGYGYTGIVIAMLARLNPLGVIPAAVFFAIIITGAEAMSRATGVPVFLADVIQGTALIAMLVALLFTRYRIRIRRFSHA; this comes from the coding sequence ATGATCCGACTGACCCTGGAAAACCGCAGCCACACGCCCATATGGCTAAACCTCTGCCTGCCGCTGATGGCCGTGGCGGCCACGTTGGTGCTGTGCAGCGGACTGATATTACTGGCCGGAGCCAATGTCATCACCGCCTACGAGAAGCTTTTTCTCAGCGCCCTCTCCACCCGCTTCAACCTGGTGGAAACCCTGGTCAAGGCCACCCCCATGATCTTCACCGGACTAGCCGTGACCGTGGCCTTCCGGGCGCGCTTCTGGAATATCGGGGCCGAGGGACAACTGCTCGCCGGCGCCATGGCCGCCGCCTTTGTGGGCGCCTGCGAAGCCCTGCCGGCCTGGAGCCTGTGCCCGACCATGATCCTGGCCGGGGCAGTTGCCGGCGCCCTGTGGGCCATGATTCCGGCGGTGCTCAAATCGCGCTTCAAGGTGGACGACGTGGTCGCCTCCCTGCTGCTCAACTTCATCATCTTTTACGGCATGATGGCCCTCCTGGACGGCCCCTGGAAGGACCCTTTGAGCGGCTACCCCGACTCGCCGGACATCCGCATGGACGCCGAGTTTCCCATCCTGCTGCACGCCACCCGGCTGCACCTGGGCGTGCTGCTGGCCGGGATCGCATCCTTCGGCACCTGGCTGCTCATGCGCCGCACCACGCTGGGGTTCGGCATCCAGGCCGTGGGTGAGAATTCCGTTGCCGCCCGCTACGCCGGCTTCAGCGTAACCGGCATCCTCCTGACGGCGGCAGCCGTCTCCGGGGCCCTGGCCGGACTGGCCGGCGTGGGCGAGGTGGCCGGGCTGCACTTTCAGGTCATGGCCGGAATCTCACCGGGATACGGTTATACCGGCATCGTCATTGCCATGCTGGCCCGGCTCAATCCCCTGGGGGTGATTCCGGCCGCAGTTTTCTTTGCCATCATCATCACCGGGGCCGAAGCCATGTCGCGGGCCACCGGCGTGCCGGTGTTCCTGGCCGACGTGATCCAGGGCACGGCCCTGATCGCCATGCTGGTGGCCCTGCTCTTCACCCGCTACCGCATCCGCATAAGGCGATTTTCGCATGCATGA
- a CDS encoding ABC transporter ATP-binding protein: MSDSPPLLEMRGITKHFGSVTANAGIDLILAAGEIVGLLGENGAGKTTLMNILFGAYDADAGTIRIDGRPAAIHSSADALALGVGMVHQHYHLVPSHTVLENLMVGQHGSGWRLNQRRILRRMEEIRYGYGLYLDPSVLAGELTVGQQQRLEIIKALVRGARILILDEPTAALTPQEADGLFQAMAAMAENGMGVIFISHKLNEVRRITTRVVILRQGQVAATVANDAGTSRRQLAELMCGRTVTPPEKRPARLGKVLLTLENIHTANGTRQGLKGIDLSVHAGEIVGVAGVSGNGQKELADVVAGVLMPSGGRMVVASKVVAEPSPKTMQGLGIGRIPEDRMGTGLITTLPLASNLVLPRIRERRFSRFGFLKLGAIRQFAQNRIAQFGIKTAGSAVRAGTLSGGNLQKALLARELAWNPRVLLAAQPTRGLDVSAAGFVHEQFLNLRQQGSGVLVISEDLEELFLLSDRIAVMFEGRIMATLPIEEASVERIGLLMAGVREAA; the protein is encoded by the coding sequence ATGTCCGATTCTCCGCCGCTATTGGAAATGCGCGGCATCACCAAGCACTTCGGCAGTGTCACGGCCAACGCCGGCATCGACCTGATCCTGGCCGCCGGCGAAATCGTCGGCCTGCTGGGGGAAAACGGGGCCGGCAAGACCACCCTGATGAACATTCTTTTCGGGGCCTACGATGCCGATGCCGGAACGATCCGTATCGACGGCCGGCCGGCCGCCATCCACAGTTCGGCCGACGCCCTGGCCCTGGGGGTGGGCATGGTGCACCAGCACTACCACCTGGTCCCCTCGCACACCGTGCTGGAAAATCTCATGGTCGGCCAGCACGGCAGCGGATGGCGGCTCAACCAACGCCGAATTCTTCGGCGCATGGAAGAAATTCGTTATGGCTACGGGCTTTATCTCGACCCGTCCGTACTGGCCGGGGAACTCACCGTGGGCCAGCAGCAGCGCCTGGAGATCATCAAGGCCCTGGTGCGCGGGGCACGCATCCTGATCCTCGACGAACCCACGGCGGCCCTCACCCCCCAGGAGGCCGACGGCCTGTTCCAGGCCATGGCGGCCATGGCGGAAAACGGCATGGGGGTAATTTTCATCAGCCACAAACTCAACGAGGTACGCAGGATCACCACCCGGGTGGTGATCCTGCGCCAGGGACAGGTGGCGGCGACCGTGGCCAACGACGCTGGCACCAGCCGACGCCAACTGGCCGAGCTGATGTGCGGCCGCACCGTCACTCCGCCGGAAAAACGGCCGGCTCGATTGGGCAAGGTGCTGCTGACTCTGGAAAACATCCACACGGCCAACGGCACCCGCCAGGGGCTTAAGGGTATCGACCTCAGCGTGCATGCCGGCGAAATTGTCGGTGTGGCCGGTGTCTCGGGAAACGGTCAGAAAGAACTGGCCGACGTGGTGGCCGGGGTGTTGATGCCTTCCGGCGGCCGGATGGTCGTGGCCAGCAAGGTCGTCGCCGAGCCCTCCCCGAAGACCATGCAGGGGCTCGGCATCGGCCGCATTCCCGAGGATCGCATGGGCACCGGACTGATCACCACGTTGCCGCTGGCCAGTAATCTCGTCCTGCCCAGAATCCGCGAACGGCGCTTCAGCCGTTTCGGTTTTCTCAAACTAGGCGCCATCCGGCAATTCGCCCAAAATCGTATCGCCCAGTTCGGCATCAAGACGGCGGGCAGCGCCGTTCGCGCTGGCACCCTCTCCGGCGGCAACCTGCAGAAGGCGCTGCTGGCCCGGGAACTGGCCTGGAACCCACGGGTTCTGCTGGCCGCCCAGCCCACCCGCGGCCTGGACGTCTCGGCCGCCGGTTTCGTCCACGAGCAATTCCTCAACCTGCGACAGCAGGGCAGTGGGGTACTGGTGATCAGCGAAGACCTGGAAGAACTCTTTCTGCTCAGCGACCGCATCGCGGTAATGTTCGAAGGCCGCATCATGGCGACGCTGCCCATCGAGGAGGCCAGCGTCGAACGGATCGGATTGCTGATGGCCGGCGTACGGGAGGCCGCATGA
- a CDS encoding ABC transporter permease codes for MHELLDQLLQAGFFAALIRIATPLVFATLGELFAERAGILNLGIEGIMMLAAMTGFSTAYFSGSLWLGVAAAMATGVLAGLLMGLLTVSLGLSQHVSGIGVTLLCSGLSFYFYRLIFGQPSSIPKITAFTPLPIPGLSAIPILGPILFDHFALVYLAFFLVPAVAWVLGTTPWGLNLRTVGENPHAAFTAGVSVIRIRYQALMLSGALMGLAGAFLSMAQYNAYTFGVISGRGWVCIALVVFGQWNPWKSAAGALLFAFIDALQLRLQASSFNLPYEVFLMMPFVLTIVGMALVSRNARAPAALLTPFRKEER; via the coding sequence ATGCATGAACTCCTTGACCAACTTCTCCAGGCGGGCTTTTTCGCGGCCCTGATCCGCATCGCCACGCCACTCGTTTTCGCCACCCTGGGCGAGCTGTTCGCCGAGCGGGCCGGCATCCTCAACCTAGGCATCGAAGGCATCATGATGCTGGCCGCCATGACCGGATTCTCCACGGCTTACTTCTCGGGCAGTCTCTGGCTGGGCGTGGCCGCAGCCATGGCCACCGGCGTGCTTGCCGGCCTGCTCATGGGCCTGCTCACCGTCAGCCTGGGACTCAGCCAGCATGTCTCGGGTATCGGGGTGACCCTGCTCTGCTCGGGCCTCTCCTTCTACTTCTACCGGTTGATTTTCGGCCAGCCCTCATCGATTCCCAAGATCACCGCCTTCACGCCGCTGCCCATACCGGGGCTATCGGCCATCCCGATCCTGGGACCGATTCTCTTCGATCACTTTGCCCTGGTCTACCTGGCCTTCTTTCTGGTACCGGCGGTCGCCTGGGTACTCGGCACCACACCATGGGGCCTCAACCTGCGCACCGTGGGTGAAAACCCCCATGCGGCGTTTACTGCCGGGGTGAGCGTCATCCGCATCCGCTACCAGGCCCTGATGCTCTCCGGCGCCCTCATGGGGCTGGCCGGGGCCTTTCTCTCCATGGCCCAGTACAACGCCTACACCTTCGGGGTGATTTCCGGACGTGGCTGGGTCTGTATCGCCCTGGTGGTCTTCGGCCAGTGGAACCCATGGAAGAGCGCCGCCGGAGCGTTGCTCTTCGCCTTCATCGACGCCCTGCAGCTGCGGCTGCAGGCCAGCAGCTTCAACCTGCCCTACGAGGTGTTCCTGATGATGCCCTTCGTGCTGACCATCGTGGGCATGGCCCTGGTGTCGCGCAATGCCAGGGCACCGGCGGCCCTGCTGACCCCCTTTCGAAAGGAGGAGCGCTGA
- a CDS encoding alpha-2-macroglobulin — protein sequence MQRIANILRSLFGRLTYTAPPWIAGINGFRRQRPAMFWTLSGLVLLSAIGIGYLMTLPSPLQVTAQITPPGPPADVEDPLPDPLVVRFDYDRENDRPDRPIPETAPSVARIDLIGKIVDGIGLNPALAGHWQWTDDRTLEFIPETAWPAGTRFTIDFPPSIFTPETRLKKAAAQFSTPSFQATIENLEFYQDPVQADQRKVVATILFSHPVDGSGLAPHITMAMRPSGEGMDTPPRPVDVTVTTDKTSRRAYLASAPLELPAQANTMRLTITPGIMPATGGTPTTESLSDTVLVPDRYSFLKVSEADTRIVTNDQGDPQQVISLAFTDAIAQKELMDKLSVHLLPEVNRRRNSRHWNSPRDVGDQELAAAQHLTVKAIPNPRDASTSYHFVIDAPEKRSLYLRIDPGLESANGFVQAGFFDTVLSVPAYPRQVRLAGEGSLVTAAGQQRLGIMARGLTALRTTVGRLLPGQLTHLITQTDGDIRDPDFTQAEFSEENITDISRTILTLKPLHPSRANYTALDLSTYLADGNRGYGLFFVSVEGWDPVNKRPVGGTADRRLILITDLGLVVKDNADNSHDVFVQRLSSGKPVEGAMVQLLGKNGLPLFRQATDTNGHAAMPTTRDFRNERQPSVYLVTTEADTAFIPFEGHARQVDYSRYDVGGEWDDAGRDGRLNAFLFSDRGIYRPGETVHLGMIVKTVPLDNVTDIPLEAVIQGPRHNTVKTERVTLPAKGFFEIAYPTDTTADTGRYQVSLYLVRDNRQRGRLLGSTAFTVEEFVPDTMKIKSTLMDVPPRGWTTAPSLTARVVLTNLFGTPAQDRRVQAHMRIRPAQFRFAEFADYHFSDPLDDASRSPLHLNEALAPATTDADGKVVFQIPLDRFREGTYQLSFSAEGFDPAGGRSVSAQNGTLISPLPHLVGFKTDGDLGFIHAGSDRQVAWIAIAPDLKRLTLSGLTLTRLEIQHLSTLVKQPNGTFAYQTVDRERVVDQSPFTIDASGSTTRLPTADSGDWAMEVHDLDGTRLARLTYTVVGHGNLTGRLEKEAALQVRLDKSDYQAGETIGLSITAPYVGAGLITIESDRVHAFKWFRTTTLSTLETIRLPDDLEGNAYLNVVFVRDTASREIFTSPLSTAVVPVTIDRIRRRLDVGLRVDEHVRPGQAMTIGYQCSQSARVAVFAVDEGILQVAGYRLPQPLDHFMKKRALRVTTRQMLDLILPEYELLREAMASGGGLMRKALAANLNPFARRTDKPAVFWSGIVDGGPEERTVDFTVPDTFSGNLVVMAVAVAENAVGSASTGTLVRGPFVLSPSLPLQAAPGDEFTATVGVSNLVQGSGPEAVVEVSVSASDGLTIVGERTLRLTVGQGSETPVHFTVRAGDAPGAASLAVTARLGDESARRTAGLSIRPAMPYRTTFASGYAENGTVQIPLSRRLFPQLAEQHAAASASPLVLVDALSAYLAHFPHGCTEQVVSQVFPLVGLSTLPAYASRRAEVEAHFGALIDRLRERQQANGGFSFWPGNATAADFPSVYAMHFLIDAREAGFAVPGDMLGRGTDYLRQVATRDTEELSDARVRAQAIYLLTRLGETTTNSLVRLQEQLEQTHKDRWRSDLTAMSMAATYTLLKMDDDAQRLVDGYPMGKGHDGPAGDFDRPLTRDAQALYLLSRHFAARAKALDGETLLRLVDPIFRGKTNTIGASYTILALAAYSRLNLPAGSTETIRFDLETAGGAKQPLEPRMNPFPVAVYTGDAGRMDISSPGSIFYLNVQSGFDRNLPDQPLRSGLEIHRDFVNTAGDVVDTFTQGEEVTVRLRIRSLEAGHVSNVAIIDLLPGGFEVVRRSVPRTVQGWRADYVDVREDRVVFYGSVEKSVRELTYRAKVTAPGRFARPPAFAEAMYDPNLQAATAAGTVTVAPAP from the coding sequence ATGCAACGCATCGCCAACATATTGAGATCGCTGTTCGGTCGCCTGACCTATACCGCGCCCCCCTGGATCGCCGGCATCAACGGTTTTCGCCGGCAGCGTCCGGCGATGTTCTGGACGCTCTCAGGTCTCGTTCTCCTGTCGGCCATCGGTATCGGCTACCTGATGACCCTGCCCTCGCCACTGCAGGTGACCGCCCAGATCACACCGCCCGGGCCGCCGGCCGATGTTGAAGATCCGCTTCCCGACCCGCTGGTCGTGCGCTTCGACTATGACCGGGAAAATGACAGACCGGACCGCCCCATTCCCGAAACCGCGCCCAGCGTGGCACGCATCGATCTGATCGGCAAAATCGTGGACGGCATCGGGCTGAATCCCGCCCTGGCCGGCCACTGGCAATGGACGGACGACCGGACCCTGGAATTCATTCCCGAAACGGCCTGGCCCGCCGGCACCCGTTTCACCATCGACTTTCCGCCGTCGATTTTCACCCCCGAGACCCGGCTCAAAAAAGCGGCCGCCCAATTCAGCACGCCATCCTTCCAGGCGACTATCGAGAACCTTGAATTTTATCAGGATCCCGTTCAAGCCGACCAACGCAAGGTCGTCGCCACGATTCTTTTTTCCCATCCCGTGGATGGGTCGGGCCTGGCACCGCACATCACCATGGCCATGCGGCCGTCGGGCGAAGGCATGGATACGCCGCCCCGACCGGTGGATGTAACCGTCACCACCGACAAAACCAGCCGCCGGGCCTACCTCGCCTCCGCGCCGCTGGAACTGCCGGCCCAGGCCAACACCATGCGCCTGACCATCACGCCCGGCATCATGCCGGCCACGGGGGGTACCCCCACCACCGAAAGCCTCTCCGATACGGTGTTGGTGCCCGATCGCTACAGTTTCCTGAAGGTCAGTGAGGCCGATACCCGCATCGTGACCAACGACCAGGGCGATCCCCAGCAGGTGATCAGCCTCGCCTTTACCGATGCCATCGCCCAAAAGGAACTGATGGACAAGCTTTCGGTCCATCTGCTGCCCGAGGTCAACCGGCGGCGCAACAGCCGGCACTGGAACAGTCCCCGGGACGTGGGCGATCAGGAACTGGCCGCCGCCCAGCACCTGACCGTAAAGGCCATTCCCAATCCACGGGATGCCTCGACAAGCTACCATTTTGTGATCGATGCACCGGAAAAGCGCAGCCTGTACCTGCGCATCGATCCCGGCCTGGAATCGGCCAACGGTTTCGTCCAGGCCGGTTTTTTCGATACGGTCCTCTCCGTGCCGGCATATCCGCGCCAGGTCCGGCTGGCCGGCGAAGGCTCCCTGGTCACCGCAGCCGGTCAGCAGCGCCTGGGCATCATGGCCCGGGGTCTGACCGCCCTCAGAACCACGGTCGGCCGCCTGCTGCCCGGTCAACTCACCCACCTGATCACCCAGACCGACGGGGACATCCGCGACCCCGATTTCACCCAGGCCGAGTTTTCGGAAGAAAATATCACCGATATTTCGCGCACCATTCTGACGCTCAAACCCCTTCATCCCAGCCGGGCCAATTATACCGCCCTGGATCTGTCCACCTACCTGGCCGATGGAAACCGGGGATACGGCCTCTTTTTCGTCTCCGTGGAAGGCTGGGATCCGGTGAACAAGCGGCCGGTGGGCGGAACCGCGGACCGCCGCCTGATCCTGATCACCGACCTGGGACTGGTGGTCAAGGACAATGCCGATAACAGCCACGATGTTTTCGTCCAGCGCCTGAGCAGCGGGAAGCCGGTCGAAGGTGCCATGGTCCAACTGCTGGGCAAGAACGGACTGCCCCTCTTCCGCCAGGCCACGGACACCAACGGCCACGCCGCCATGCCCACCACCCGGGATTTCAGAAACGAGCGCCAGCCCAGTGTCTATCTGGTGACCACCGAGGCGGATACCGCCTTCATCCCCTTTGAGGGCCACGCCCGGCAGGTGGACTACTCCCGCTATGACGTGGGCGGGGAATGGGATGACGCGGGCCGGGATGGCCGGTTGAACGCCTTTCTCTTTTCCGATCGGGGAATCTACCGTCCCGGTGAGACCGTTCATCTGGGGATGATCGTCAAGACGGTCCCCCTCGACAACGTGACGGACATCCCCCTGGAGGCAGTCATCCAGGGACCGCGCCACAACACGGTCAAAACCGAACGGGTGACCTTGCCGGCAAAGGGGTTCTTCGAGATCGCCTACCCCACCGACACCACCGCCGACACCGGACGATACCAGGTCTCGCTCTATCTGGTGCGCGACAACCGCCAGCGGGGACGCCTGCTGGGATCGACCGCATTCACGGTGGAGGAGTTCGTGCCCGACACCATGAAAATCAAAAGCACCCTGATGGATGTCCCGCCGCGCGGCTGGACCACAGCGCCCTCACTCACCGCCCGGGTGGTGCTGACCAACCTGTTCGGCACCCCGGCCCAGGATCGCCGGGTGCAGGCCCACATGCGCATCCGGCCGGCGCAGTTCCGCTTCGCCGAATTTGCCGACTACCACTTCTCCGATCCACTGGACGATGCCAGCCGCTCCCCGCTGCACCTGAATGAGGCCCTGGCACCGGCCACCACCGATGCCGACGGCAAGGTGGTCTTCCAGATCCCCCTGGACCGCTTTCGCGAAGGCACCTACCAGCTGAGTTTCTCGGCGGAAGGATTCGATCCGGCCGGCGGGCGCAGTGTGTCGGCCCAAAACGGCACCCTGATCTCCCCGCTGCCCCATCTGGTGGGCTTCAAAACCGACGGCGATCTGGGATTCATCCATGCCGGCAGCGACCGCCAGGTGGCGTGGATCGCCATCGCCCCCGACCTGAAACGGCTAACACTGAGCGGACTGACCCTCACCCGCCTGGAGATCCAGCACCTCTCCACCCTGGTCAAACAACCCAACGGGACCTTCGCCTACCAGACCGTGGACCGCGAGCGCGTTGTCGATCAGAGCCCCTTCACCATTGACGCATCCGGTAGTACAACCCGCCTGCCCACGGCGGATTCCGGCGACTGGGCCATGGAGGTGCACGATCTGGACGGCACCCGGCTGGCCCGGCTGACCTACACCGTGGTGGGCCACGGCAACCTTACCGGACGGCTGGAAAAGGAAGCCGCCCTGCAGGTGCGCCTGGACAAAAGCGACTACCAGGCCGGAGAAACCATCGGGCTGAGCATTACCGCCCCTTACGTGGGCGCCGGTCTGATCACCATCGAAAGCGACCGGGTGCACGCGTTCAAATGGTTCCGCACCACGACCCTGAGCACCCTTGAAACCATACGCCTGCCCGACGATCTGGAGGGCAACGCCTACCTCAACGTGGTCTTTGTGCGCGACACTGCCTCCCGGGAGATCTTCACCAGCCCCTTGAGCACGGCCGTGGTGCCCGTCACCATCGACCGCATCCGCCGCCGGCTGGACGTCGGCCTGCGTGTGGACGAACATGTGCGGCCGGGCCAGGCCATGACCATCGGCTACCAATGCTCACAGAGCGCCCGGGTGGCCGTTTTTGCCGTGGACGAGGGCATTTTGCAGGTGGCCGGCTACCGCCTCCCCCAGCCCCTGGACCATTTCATGAAAAAGCGCGCCCTGCGGGTCACCACCCGGCAAATGCTGGACCTGATCCTGCCCGAGTATGAACTGCTGCGCGAGGCCATGGCCAGCGGCGGCGGGCTCATGCGCAAAGCCCTGGCCGCCAACCTCAATCCCTTTGCGCGCCGGACCGACAAGCCGGCGGTCTTCTGGTCCGGCATCGTCGACGGGGGGCCGGAGGAGCGGACCGTCGATTTTACGGTGCCCGATACCTTTTCCGGCAACCTGGTGGTCATGGCCGTGGCCGTGGCGGAAAACGCCGTGGGCAGCGCCAGCACCGGAACCCTGGTGCGCGGCCCCTTCGTGCTTTCGCCCAGCCTGCCCCTGCAGGCCGCACCCGGAGACGAATTCACTGCAACGGTGGGCGTCTCCAATCTGGTGCAAGGCAGCGGCCCGGAGGCCGTTGTCGAGGTCAGCGTCAGCGCGTCGGACGGTCTGACGATCGTCGGTGAACGCACCCTGCGTCTGACTGTCGGTCAAGGCAGCGAAACGCCGGTGCATTTCACGGTCAGGGCCGGTGATGCGCCTGGCGCGGCCAGCCTGGCCGTCACGGCCCGCCTGGGCGATGAATCCGCTCGCCGCACAGCGGGTCTGAGCATCCGGCCGGCCATGCCCTACCGCACCACCTTTGCCAGCGGGTACGCCGAAAACGGCACCGTTCAGATCCCCCTCTCCCGGCGTCTTTTTCCCCAGCTGGCCGAGCAGCACGCCGCCGCATCGGCCAGCCCCCTGGTGCTGGTGGATGCCCTGAGCGCGTACCTGGCCCATTTCCCCCATGGCTGCACCGAGCAGGTGGTGAGCCAGGTCTTTCCCCTGGTGGGGCTATCCACCCTTCCGGCCTATGCCTCCCGGCGGGCCGAGGTCGAGGCCCACTTTGGCGCGCTGATCGACCGGCTGCGCGAACGCCAGCAGGCAAATGGCGGGTTCAGTTTCTGGCCCGGCAACGCCACGGCGGCGGATTTTCCCAGCGTTTATGCCATGCACTTTCTCATCGATGCCCGCGAGGCCGGTTTTGCCGTGCCCGGCGACATGCTCGGCCGGGGAACGGACTACCTGCGCCAGGTGGCTACCCGGGATACGGAAGAATTGAGCGATGCCCGGGTGCGCGCCCAGGCCATCTACCTCTTGACCCGGCTCGGCGAGACCACCACCAACAGCCTGGTTCGCCTTCAGGAACAGTTGGAACAGACCCACAAGGATCGCTGGCGATCGGATCTGACGGCAATGAGCATGGCCGCCACCTACACGCTGCTCAAGATGGACGACGACGCCCAGCGGCTGGTGGACGGGTACCCCATGGGCAAGGGCCATGACGGGCCGGCGGGCGATTTCGACCGGCCGCTGACCCGTGATGCCCAGGCGCTCTACCTGCTCAGCCGGCATTTTGCCGCCCGGGCCAAAGCCCTGGATGGGGAAACCCTCCTGCGACTGGTCGATCCCATCTTCAGGGGAAAAACCAATACCATCGGGGCCAGCTATACCATCCTGGCCCTGGCCGCCTACAGCCGGCTGAACCTGCCGGCCGGTAGCACAGAGACGATTCGTTTTGATCTGGAAACCGCCGGTGGTGCGAAGCAACCCCTGGAACCCCGGATGAACCCCTTCCCCGTCGCCGTCTACACCGGCGATGCCGGCCGCATGGATATCAGCAGTCCGGGATCGATCTTCTACCTGAACGTTCAGTCGGGGTTTGACCGCAACCTGCCGGATCAACCGCTGAGGTCCGGGCTGGAGATTCACCGCGATTTCGTCAATACGGCCGGCGACGTGGTCGACACCTTCACCCAGGGCGAGGAGGTCACCGTACGCCTACGCATCCGTTCACTGGAGGCCGGGCATGTCAGCAACGTGGCCATCATCGACCTGTTGCCCGGCGGGTTCGAGGTGGTGCGCCGCTCGGTACCGCGAACCGTACAGGGCTGGCGGGCGGATTACGTGGACGTGCGCGAGGACCGGGTGGTCTTTTACGGCAGCGTGGAAAAAAGCGTGCGCGAGCTGACCTACCGGGCCAAGGTGACCGCCCCGGGACGCTTCGCCCGGCCGCCGGCCTTTGCCGAAGCCATGTACGATCCAAACCTCCAGGCGGCCACCGCCGCAGGAACGGTAACGGTCGCCCCGGCCCCATGA
- a CDS encoding amidohydrolase family protein codes for MFDLIVKNANLPDGRTGMDIAVRDGRIEAVDRAIAGEAGNTIDAAGRLVCPPFVDSHFHMDATLSYGLPRVNQSGTLLEGIQLWGELKPSLTVDAIRGRAEKLCHWAIARGTLVIRSHVDVCDSRLLAVEALLDIREQFKDYIDLQLVAFPQDGALRSDGAMENLTRALDLGVDVIGGIPHFERTMDQGAESIRQLCELAAERGLMVDMHCDESDDPWSRHIETLAFHTQRLGLHGRVTGSHLTSMHSMDNYYVSKLLALMAEARVHAVANPLINITLQGRHDTYPKRRGLTRVREMLAAGINVAFGHDCVMDPWYSFGSHDMLEVAHMGLHVAQMTGTEEIRQMFEAVTVNGARALGLEGYGLEPGCRADMVVLQAGDIHEAIRLRPARLFVIRRGRVVASTPRVVSRVELGGNGVEVDFRHRT; via the coding sequence ATGTTCGACCTGATCGTCAAAAACGCCAATCTGCCGGACGGGCGCACAGGGATGGACATTGCCGTGCGTGACGGACGGATCGAAGCGGTGGATCGCGCCATTGCCGGCGAGGCGGGCAACACCATCGACGCCGCCGGTCGGTTGGTCTGCCCGCCCTTCGTGGACAGCCATTTTCACATGGACGCCACCCTGAGCTACGGCCTGCCGCGGGTCAACCAGAGCGGCACCCTGCTGGAAGGGATCCAGTTGTGGGGGGAGCTGAAACCGAGCCTCACCGTGGACGCCATCCGCGGGCGTGCGGAAAAACTCTGCCACTGGGCCATCGCCCGGGGCACGCTGGTCATCCGCAGCCACGTGGACGTGTGCGACAGCCGCCTGCTGGCCGTGGAGGCGCTCCTGGACATCCGCGAGCAGTTCAAGGATTACATCGACCTGCAACTGGTGGCCTTTCCCCAGGACGGGGCGCTGCGCAGCGACGGCGCCATGGAAAATTTGACACGCGCCCTGGACCTGGGCGTAGACGTTATCGGCGGCATTCCCCATTTCGAGCGCACCATGGACCAGGGGGCCGAATCGATCCGCCAGCTGTGCGAACTGGCCGCCGAGCGGGGCCTGATGGTGGACATGCACTGCGACGAAAGCGACGATCCCTGGTCGCGGCACATCGAGACCCTGGCCTTTCACACCCAGCGCCTGGGTCTTCACGGGCGGGTCACCGGCTCGCATCTCACCAGCATGCATTCCATGGACAACTACTACGTCTCCAAACTGCTGGCCCTGATGGCCGAAGCCCGGGTCCACGCCGTGGCCAACCCGCTGATCAACATCACCCTGCAGGGCCGCCACGACACCTATCCCAAACGCCGTGGCCTGACCCGGGTGCGGGAGATGCTGGCCGCCGGCATCAACGTGGCTTTCGGCCACGACTGCGTCATGGACCCCTGGTACAGCTTCGGCTCCCACGACATGCTCGAGGTGGCCCACATGGGGCTGCATGTGGCCCAGATGACCGGCACGGAAGAGATCCGACAGATGTTCGAGGCCGTGACGGTCAACGGTGCCCGGGCGCTGGGGCTGGAAGGCTATGGACTCGAACCGGGCTGCCGGGCCGACATGGTCGTGCTGCAGGCGGGGGACATCCACGAGGCGATCCGCCTGCGCCCGGCACGGCTGTTTGTCATCCGCCGGGGTAGGGTGGTAGCCAGCACGCCACGGGTGGTAAGTCGGGTGGAGCTGGGTGGCAATGGTGTTGAAGTGGATTTCCGGCACCGAACGTGA